In Mycoplasmopsis cynos, the following are encoded in one genomic region:
- a CDS encoding energy-coupling factor transporter transmembrane component T family protein — protein MKSVFGRYIPGDTFMYRIDPRIKVLLSIIIIILIFLASSFIELALVIIFVTSVYIASTKKISPVIKLLKLPLYITLFLFLVNLYTVNSETVYKNDYYTSYFWSFYTNPGKNLTDVNGKDIKWDDFYKTNIVGSELINYYKSTYGEYAKVQYGVSLNSINRTFSLFSRIYIMILTTSLLTNTTRPILLNKSIESLLWPLKFLFVPTHIVATIISIALRFIPTLVDEAHRIIKAQSSRGVDFKHGNTKEKIIAFTTLIIPLFVSSFQKAEDLSNSMETRGYDPYEKRTKYRVFKLKWTDFLLITFFSLVLVIFIMNHIIVKYTLFDPSIWQFNYHYIGQYTVPNLFIITKIVV, from the coding sequence ATGAAAAGTGTTTTTGGTCGTTATATACCTGGTGATACTTTTATGTATCGTATTGATCCAAGAATCAAAGTTTTACTTAGCATCATAATTATTATACTTATCTTTTTAGCTAGCAGTTTCATTGAATTAGCTCTTGTCATAATTTTTGTTACTTCTGTTTATATTGCTTCTACTAAAAAAATTAGTCCTGTCATAAAATTATTAAAACTTCCGCTTTACATTACATTATTTTTATTTTTAGTTAATTTGTATACTGTCAATAGTGAAACAGTATACAAAAATGACTATTATACTTCTTATTTTTGGTCATTTTATACTAACCCAGGCAAGAACTTAACAGATGTTAATGGTAAAGATATTAAATGAGATGATTTTTATAAAACAAATATTGTAGGCAGTGAATTGATTAATTATTATAAAAGTACATATGGTGAATATGCAAAAGTTCAATATGGCGTTTCATTAAACTCTATTAATAGAACATTTTCTTTATTTAGTAGAATTTACATTATGATTTTAACTACTAGTTTATTAACAAATACCACCAGACCAATTTTGTTAAATAAATCAATAGAAAGTTTATTATGACCATTAAAATTTTTATTTGTTCCAACACATATTGTGGCAACAATAATTTCAATTGCTTTAAGATTTATACCAACATTGGTTGATGAAGCACATAGAATAATTAAAGCACAATCATCTCGTGGAGTTGATTTTAAACATGGCAATACAAAAGAAAAAATTATTGCTTTTACTACTTTAATAATTCCACTTTTTGTTTCATCATTTCAAAAAGCAGAAGATCTTTCAAATTCGATGGAAACAAGAGGATATGATCCTTATGAAAAAAGAACTAAATATCGTGTATTTAAATTAAAATGAACTGATTTTTTATTAATTACATTTTTTAGCCTAGTTTTAGTTATTTTTATAATGAATCACATAATTGTAAAATATACACTTTTTGATCCATCTATATGACAATTTAATTACCATTACATTGGTCAATATACTGTTCCTAATTTATTTATCATTACTAAAATTGTTGTTTAA